The sequence CCCCTGCGACTCCTGTTCCATTTTTTTTAGGATTGCTATAGATTCTAAAACTCTAACTGTAAGTCAGCCATCACATTGGCAATGGTTTCCGGTTTCCCCAGTTTGTAATACCCGCCACTGACTGTGGCAATGCGTTGCAACGCTTGGGGATTAAACTCTCCTTCTTCGCCGTAACCGATGGTGAAAAAGCTGATGCGTTCATCCGTATTCAGTCCACTTTGGCGCAGTTTCTGTTCCAGTTGGGGCAGGGTGATGCGGGAGCCGTTGTCTTCCCCGTCGGTCAATACCACCACCGCATTGATGGCACCAGGGCGGAGATTTTTGCGTAACCAGTTCTGGGCAACCAACACGGCATCGTAGAGTACCGTAGCTCCCTTTGCCTGCAGACTGTTCACAAAAGCCAAACCCTGCTGTTTCCCGGCGGCATCCCCGCGGATGAAGATGGGGGGATCCACCTGGGAGCTAAAGCGAATCAAAGCGAGGTCGTCCTGGGGGCCAAGATTATTAATGTAGGTGTAAAGGGACTGTTGTACGGCAGCCAGCCTTTGCCCCCGCATTGATCCCGAATCATCCACCACCACCACCACCCGGGAGGGCTTTTTCGCCACCTGTTCCCAACCACGCAACATGGCGGCTACCACTTCTGGGCTGGGGGGGCGCAGGGAATTGTAGTTGGGTTGGGGCTGTACACCGTTGGCAGGGGTAAATTGGGCACCCAAGCCAACACCGGGGACACCAGGGCGCAGTCCTAAGCGAGCCGCCAACTCCTGGGTCGGTTGAGAGCGCATAAACTGGATCACCTGCTGGGCGGCTTCCCGTTCCTGGGGGCTGACCCAGGGGGCGTTGGGCAGGATGGCACGCATATTAGAGGTAAACGTGGCTTTGGGGTAAATGGCGACGTAGCGGGTCTGACCGGGGCTGGCTTTTTGGTTCGCCTCAATCACCGCCGATTCATAGACCGAGCCGATGGATGCCCAAAAGGGTCCGTATCTGACCATGTCCCGTGCCAAACTGCCGGTGGAAATGCCGTAGCGGGTCACTTTCGCCTGGATGGTTTTCACCTGGGGAAGATAGGTTTCTACGTCTTTCACGGTCAGTTGTTCCGGGGGTTTGCCGGAGACTTCCGCAAATTGGGTCACCAGGGTTTGTAGCCCGGAATTGGAACGGGTGGGGGCGGTCTGGACAAAGAAAATTTTCAGGGCGGGGGCTTTGGGGTCAATGTCTTGAAAGGTGGTAGCAGGCAGAATTTTGCGATAAACCGAATCCACATTTTTCAAACTATCCGCCACCTGGCTTGGCACCATAAACACCATCGGGCTAAAGGCAATCAGGGGCGTTTCAGTGATGGGAGGGATATAATTTTTACCGGGAAATAACTGTTCGATACGGGCAATTAACTGACTGTGGTAAATATCCCCATCCAAAGAAATTAACGTAGGGAATTGGGGGTTATCTTCCTTAATTTGTCCCTGTTGCCACTGTTGGGCGAGATTCACCACCTGGGTAACCACATCGCCAGTGCCAAGAGTGGTACAACTAATTCGGAAACGGGTGCCATCAGCCAATTTGGGGTTTTGCTGGTTGAATTGGGGTACGGCTTGCTCACAAAATTCCTTCAGGGCACTGCCAAATAACAGCTTGATTTCCAATCCCGGAGCTTGGGTTGTCGGATTGCTCGCAAAACCACACCCACCCGCCAGCAGTGCCAGCCCCAGACTCCAACCCCACCGGTGATGTTTCATAATCATTTCCCCCGATGCAGACGCTCCCCTGCATACTGTATATCATGCGTTATCGGATTCACCACCAGCTTGTTTACACCTATCCAGAGCCGGTGCAGTTGTCGCCCCAAATTCTCCGGCTGTATCCCCGCTGTGACTGTACCCAAACGGTGCAGGCATGGCAGTTGACCCTTGACCCGCCGCCCCTACGTCGTTATCACAATATCGCCCTCGATGGCAGTACCGAGGTGCAGGTGATCTACAACCAAACCATTCGCCACTGGCGGATTCAGATGGCAACGGAGGTGGTGACGCACCGGCAGAACCCGTTTGATTTTTTACTAGACCCCTGGGCGGTGCATTTACCGATTGATTATCCCCAGCGTTTGGCGCAGGAGTTGCATCCTTACTGGGAAGTTCCCCCCGACCCGGTGGCGACGACCCTGGCGCAGGAATTGATCATGGCGACGGATGGGCAAGTCCTGGCGTTTTTGAGTGAATTAAACCAAACCCTGTACCGCGAATGTACCCATTTTATCCGTCCGGCGGGTACCCCTTGGCCTGCGGGGGTGACCTGGCAACAGCGGCGGGGTGCCTGTCGGGATTTGACGGTTCTGTTTATGGCGGTTTGTCGGGCGGTGGGGTTGGCGGCTCGGTTTGTGAGTGGGTATCACGAGGGCGACCCGGATTGGCAACACCGGCATTTGCACGCTTGGGCGGAGGTGTACCTACCGGGGGGAGGCTGGCGGGGCTATGACCCAACCCACGGTTTGGCGGTGAATGACCGGTATGTGGCGTTGACGGCGCGACCCCAGCCCCAGGACACCCTGCCTGTTACGGGCTATATCCTCACGCCGGGGGTAAACAGCCATCTGGAATATGAGATCAAAATTCAGGGCTTGGATGAATAAATCGGGCTATTTTCATTGAGTAATTCTAATTTAAGGGCATCTCTATAGCAATCCTACTTGATTTACATTAGCTTGCGTGCCGTAGGCATACAAAAATTTTCCAGAACCAAGGGCGGGGGGTGCCCCCCTGCGACCGCTAACGTTGAATTTATAGAGGTGTCCTTAAGAATGTTACTGTACAATAGTTACACTACTCCCACTAATTCCTAACCCATGTCCCGCCACATTTATTATCAAATTTCTGCGCCCCAGCCAGCGACCCACTATCTGGAAGTTACCATGCAGATTCATTTTTGGGATCAGGATGTCCTTGATCTGAAATTGCCCGTATGGACACCCGGTTCCTATCTGGTTCGGGAATATGCTCGACACCTAGAACAATTCCAAGTCGGTGGGGGATTGACGTGGCAAAAACTCAGTAAAAATCATTGGCAGATGCAAACCCCAGGCGTAGATAAAATTACGGTT comes from Synechococcus sp. C9 and encodes:
- a CDS encoding transglutaminase family protein yields the protein MRYRIHHQLVYTYPEPVQLSPQILRLYPRCDCTQTVQAWQLTLDPPPLRRYHNIALDGSTEVQVIYNQTIRHWRIQMATEVVTHRQNPFDFLLDPWAVHLPIDYPQRLAQELHPYWEVPPDPVATTLAQELIMATDGQVLAFLSELNQTLYRECTHFIRPAGTPWPAGVTWQQRRGACRDLTVLFMAVCRAVGLAARFVSGYHEGDPDWQHRHLHAWAEVYLPGGGWRGYDPTHGLAVNDRYVALTARPQPQDTLPVTGYILTPGVNSHLEYEIKIQGLDE
- a CDS encoding extracellular solute-binding protein — protein: MKHHRWGWSLGLALLAGGCGFASNPTTQAPGLEIKLLFGSALKEFCEQAVPQFNQQNPKLADGTRFRISCTTLGTGDVVTQVVNLAQQWQQGQIKEDNPQFPTLISLDGDIYHSQLIARIEQLFPGKNYIPPITETPLIAFSPMVFMVPSQVADSLKNVDSVYRKILPATTFQDIDPKAPALKIFFVQTAPTRSNSGLQTLVTQFAEVSGKPPEQLTVKDVETYLPQVKTIQAKVTRYGISTGSLARDMVRYGPFWASIGSVYESAVIEANQKASPGQTRYVAIYPKATFTSNMRAILPNAPWVSPQEREAAQQVIQFMRSQPTQELAARLGLRPGVPGVGLGAQFTPANGVQPQPNYNSLRPPSPEVVAAMLRGWEQVAKKPSRVVVVVDDSGSMRGQRLAAVQQSLYTYINNLGPQDDLALIRFSSQVDPPIFIRGDAAGKQQGLAFVNSLQAKGATVLYDAVLVAQNWLRKNLRPGAINAVVVLTDGEDNGSRITLPQLEQKLRQSGLNTDERISFFTIGYGEEGEFNPQALQRIATVSGGYYKLGKPETIANVMADLQLEF